The window AGACGGCCTTACAAATAATTATATTTGCCCGCCTTATGAAAGCTAATCAACCCGCCGCCTCACCTGTTCTGGTTATTGCCGCCTTTGCTGTTGTATGGGTAGTATGGGGGTCAACTTATTTTTTTATACAGGTGGCTATACATGGCTTCCCTCCAATGCTTATGGGGGCCGTTCGCTTTCTTACCGCAGGTATTTTAATGCTGGTTTGGTGTTTTATAAAGGGCGATAAAATATGGTCGCGCAAAGATATTATTACCTCAGGGCTTAGTGGGTTTCTGATGTTGTTTATAGGCATGGGGATCGTTATATGGGCCGAACGCAGCCTGCCAAGTGCAATGGTAGCTATTATGGTGTCCACTAACCCCATTTGGTTTGTAGTACTTGATAAAGACAACTGGAAAGTAAACCTGAAAAGTAAGTCGACCATTAGCGGATTGGTGTTGGGTTTTGGCGGCGTATTCCTGCTTTTTGGCGAAGCCATATTTAAATCATCCCAAGGTGCTTTCAGTCGCGAACAGTTGGTTGGCTTGTTGTTGCTGCTTATTGGGCCTATTGCCTGGTGCTCCGGTTCATTAGTATCTAAAAAACGCGGTAGTACAGCACCGGCGCGGTTAAATACAGCCTGGCAAATGGTTATAGCAGGCATACTTTACGTTTTTGCAGGCGCCATACATGGCGAGACAGGCGCATTCCATCCCACAGAAATACCTTTAAAGGCTTGGTTAGCTGTAAGCTATTTAATTGTATTTGGATCGATAATTGGGTTTAGCGCTTATGTTTGGCTGCTATCGGTAAGGCCAGCTACCCAGGTAAGCACACACTCATATGTAAATCCCGTGATAGCGGTTTTATTGGGGACTTTGTTTGGTAGCGAACATATTTCTATCCTGCAGCTAATTGGTCTTTTTGTGATATTGTTTAGCGTTTTATTAGTGAACCTGACCAAGTATTCTTTTAAAAAATCAAAAGCGGTCGAAAAAATATTAGTGTAATTAATATGAGAGAGCATAAGATTTACATAATTAATTACCATTATATTTCATTGGTTGAACAATTTTACGCTTTGTAGCGTACACAGAATACTTAAACCTTGCTATGCGATATTTTTCCATCCTGTTTTTATTTATTTCATCTGCTGTTTTTGCACAGCAAACTACTTCGCAGTTACGCGAAAAGCTGGTGAAGGATGCCGAAAGCGATAAAATAAAAACCAGCCTGCAGTTAAGTAAAGCTTATGCTGCTACCCAACCCGATTCGGCGGTTGATTTCTGCAACCAGGCTATGCGATTGGCCCAAAAACATAATGACAGGCACGATGAAGCTTCGATATTGCTGGAATTAGGCCGGATAAATGAATTACATCATCATAACGATCTGGCCCGCCGTTTTACCAACGAATCTTTATCGATATTTAGGACTATAAAGGAATCCGAAGGTATTGCGCTGGCTTATGATCAACTGGGCATGGTTGAGGGCTTGCAGGAAAATATCGCTTTGGCTACCCGGGATATGAACCGGGCTATGAAATTTTATGAAGATACACATGATACATCGGGCATACTGGAAACCTACCATGGCTTAGGTGCGGTTTATGAACAAAAGGGTGAAATTGAAAAAGCCTTAACTTATTACCTGCGCGCTTTAGTACAGTACGAACATCGGTCGATTAAGCCTGAAGCATATTTTATTTTACTGGAACGCATTGGGCATTTGTACCTTAAAAAGGGTGACCCTAAAAATGCGTTGCGCTACCTGGAGGAAGGGGTGCGTAATAGCAGTAACCCATCTAACCGGGATACACAAATTACATTGCTGGATGAGGAAGGCAAGGTGTTTGAGCAGGAGGGTGAAAAAGCCAGGGCATTGGCCTATTATAAAAAGGCATTAGCAGAGGCCAAAACATTTAACAAACCCCAAGAAGAAGCCCAGGCGTTAATAAGTATTGCCGCTGTGCTGAAAAAACAGGATGCCAAACAAAGTCTTAACGATTTGAAAACGGCTTTAAATATTGCCCGTGATCTGCATCAGCCGCAACTGGAGGCTAATATTTACCAGGCATTAGCTGGGATATACCAGCAACAGAAAGACTATAAAGAAGCGATGGAGGCGCTGGAAGAGCATCATCGCCTGCTGGATAGCCTGCTTGGCGCCGATACCACTAAAGATATTGCCGAACTGGATAGCAGCTATGCGCTGGAAAGTTCGCGCGAGAAGCTGGGGCAGTTGCAGCAGGTAAATAAAAAAGAAAATACCGAACTAAACTTGGGTATTGTAATACTGATTGCTGCATTAGTAATATTGGTATTATTGGTGTTTTATTTGCGTAAAGTGAAACGGCTTAATGCTGAGCTTACCGCGTCAAATAAAGTAAAAGACACGCTTTTTTCTATCATTGGGCACGATTTAAAGGGGCCAGCAGGCAGTGCCGCGCAACTATTTGCCATGATGGAAACCGAGGAGTTCTCTGAAGAAGAATTACGGGTGATGATATCTGAATTACGCGAACAAACATCAGCATCGTTTGAATTACTGAATGCTTTGTTTGAATGGGGGCGTTCGCAACTACAAGGCGTAAAGGTTCATCAGGAACTGGTGGAAACTAAACCTATCATTAGTAAAAATATAGCGGTACTATCGCAACAAGCGGCTATTAAAAACATTACCATTACCGACAAT of the Mucilaginibacter boryungensis genome contains:
- a CDS encoding EamA family transporter, producing the protein MKANQPAASPVLVIAAFAVVWVVWGSTYFFIQVAIHGFPPMLMGAVRFLTAGILMLVWCFIKGDKIWSRKDIITSGLSGFLMLFIGMGIVIWAERSLPSAMVAIMVSTNPIWFVVLDKDNWKVNLKSKSTISGLVLGFGGVFLLFGEAIFKSSQGAFSREQLVGLLLLLIGPIAWCSGSLVSKKRGSTAPARLNTAWQMVIAGILYVFAGAIHGETGAFHPTEIPLKAWLAVSYLIVFGSIIGFSAYVWLLSVRPATQVSTHSYVNPVIAVLLGTLFGSEHISILQLIGLFVILFSVLLVNLTKYSFKKSKAVEKILV
- a CDS encoding tetratricopeptide repeat-containing sensor histidine kinase, which produces MRYFSILFLFISSAVFAQQTTSQLREKLVKDAESDKIKTSLQLSKAYAATQPDSAVDFCNQAMRLAQKHNDRHDEASILLELGRINELHHHNDLARRFTNESLSIFRTIKESEGIALAYDQLGMVEGLQENIALATRDMNRAMKFYEDTHDTSGILETYHGLGAVYEQKGEIEKALTYYLRALVQYEHRSIKPEAYFILLERIGHLYLKKGDPKNALRYLEEGVRNSSNPSNRDTQITLLDEEGKVFEQEGEKARALAYYKKALAEAKTFNKPQEEAQALISIAAVLKKQDAKQSLNDLKTALNIARDLHQPQLEANIYQALAGIYQQQKDYKEAMEALEEHHRLLDSLLGADTTKDIAELDSSYALESSREKLGQLQQVNKKENTELNLGIVILIAALVILVLLVFYLRKVKRLNAELTASNKVKDTLFSIIGHDLKGPAGSAAQLFAMMETEEFSEEELRVMISELREQTSASFELLNALFEWGRSQLQGVKVHQELVETKPIISKNIAVLSQQAAIKNITITDNTPADARVFMDANHFDFIIRNLLSNAIKFTFADGKVDVTFIAGEKEMIYGVRDTGIGISEVQQKAFLKTNINVSFGTKGEKGSGLGLLLIKEFVKANHGRIWLESTEGQGTTFYFAFPVNN